The Arachis duranensis cultivar V14167 chromosome 2, aradu.V14167.gnm2.J7QH, whole genome shotgun sequence genome has a window encoding:
- the LOC107473846 gene encoding uncharacterized protein LOC107473846 has protein sequence MDVQFLVEIGMHGGYFSNDPLLLLTLMKSTFNSAGLDPFKDADNDGWAIDAATKTIQKLLEIEKTTTMQPKESVVNNEEEGELHESQSNQSAYLSEEGDLSSSENNNNNNIDALDFDEEDELEVAIDTNTLTEHSVSTMQSAPTIAIDEKGQNSDEIKSK, from the exons ATGGATGTTCAGTTCCTGGTGGAGATTGGAATGCATGGAGGATACTTCTCCAATGATCCTTTGCTTCTTCTCACTCTCATGAAGTCAACCTTTAATTCTGCAGGACTTGACCCTTTCAA AGATGCAGATAATGATGGATGGGCCATTGATGCAGCCACTAAAACAATTCAAAAGCTTCTAGAGATTGAGAAAACAACAACTATGCAACCAAAAGAGAGTGTAGTtaacaatgaagaagaaggagaattaCATGAGAGCCAATCCAACCAATCAGCATATCTCTCTGAAGAAGGTGATTTGAGTTCCTCagagaataataataacaacaatattgATGCTTTGGATTTTGATGAGGAAGATGAGTTAGAAGTTGCTATTGATACAAACACATTGACGGAACATAGTGTTAGTACCATGCAATCAGCTCCAACAATTGCCATTGATGAGAAAGGACAAAATTCTGacgaaattaaatcaaaatga
- the LOC107473847 gene encoding uncharacterized protein LOC107473847: MADTEQNYTVRRNASIMEWKQMHPLHQIAETPTHKLLLKQWLKEEELIHGRIALKETQIDSVRKEITMLHIFFFLFHSLTLMLLFTSSSSVSFSESESSSSACQRWWIPSLCSFVFSLGLIWAVRYKSDVESHMEKALQREKEDKILLGKCVEELKKKGLEFDLLKEVDALRRAKSLRVVEGKHQEIRKWSSRDFVSFFLFSMACLVLAVTKVILCG; encoded by the coding sequence ATGGCTGATACAGAACAGAACTACACAGTAAGAAGAAACGCGTCGATAATGGAGTGGAAGCAAATGCACCCACTACACCAAATCGCAGAGACACCAACGCACAAACTCCTACTAAAGCAATGGctgaaagaagaagaactcatcCATGGCCGAATCGCACTGAAAGAAACCCAAATTGACTCGGTTCGCAAAGAAATCACAATGCTCcacatcttcttcttcctcttccactCCCTGACCCTCATGCTCCTCTTCACATCCTCTTCCTCTGTGTCTTTCTCAGAATCCGAATCTTCTTCGTCCGCGTGCCAGCGCTGGTGGATCCCTTCGCTGTGCTCCTTCGTGTTCTCGTTGGGCCTGATTTGGGCCGTGAGGTACAAGAGCGACGTGGAGAGTCACATGGAGAAGGCGCttcagagagagaaagaagacaAGATTCTTTTGGGGAAGTGCGTGGAAGAGCTGAAGAAGAAGGGTCTGGAATTCGATCTGTTGAAAGAAGTTGATGCTCTCAGAAGAGCAAAGAGTTTGAGGGTTGTTGAAGGGAAACATCAAGAGATTCGGAAATGGTCTTCCAGAGATTTCGTctcctttttcttgttttctatgGCTTGTTTGGTTCTTGCAGTTACCAAAGTTATCTTGTGCGGTTAA